Genomic window (Chitinophagales bacterium):
GATTTGTGTTTGCTGTTGGCATGAATTTTTTGCAACGCATATTGTTGAATGGTAATTAATGGCAATACAATTTTTTCTCTTTCAGCAATTGATGCTTTGCTAATTGGTTCTTCTTGCATTAGTGATTCATAGCCACTAATTAGCAATACCATTTTCTTGCTTAATTCATATTCTTTATATAAGATTTTCCAGAATGTACTAAACTCTTTATCTGATTTCATATATGCCGTTAACTCAAAATTTGATTTAGACAAAGACATCATACTATTTAATATAAGTGTTTTAAAGAATGGAAATTGATGAAACAACTTTTGTAATTCTTCTAACTTTCCTTGTTTTTGAAAGGTATCGATAGCAGTGCCAATACCAAAATAACCTGGTACATTTTGTTTTAATAAACTCCAAGCACTTACAAAAGCAATGGCTCTTAAATCTGAAAAGACTAATTTTTTAGCTTGTCCTCTTTTTCCTGGACGACTTCCTATATTAGTTAAATTATAATATTTCAAAGCACTCATTTTTTCTAAATAAGGCAAAAATTTTGGATGTTTTTTTAACGCAGCATATTTGTCATAACTCAACAAAGCCAATTCGTTCATTAATTGTTTTTGTTGTTTTGTTGGACTTGCATCTTTATACAATTCATTGTGCAAACCTGCTGTAATGAGCTGTTCGCAATTGTATTTAAATTGTGCTTCATGACCATACATACTAGAAATAGTTTGTCCTTGAATGGTTAATTGAATGGCTTCATTGGCAATATCATTTCCTTGTGCAGCATAAAAGCGATGCGTTTTTCCGCCACCTCTTGCTGGTGGACCACCTCTTCCATCGAAGAAAATAATTTTTATATTGTGCTTTCTTGCTATGGTTGTCAGTTTTTCTTTGGTTTTATAAATATCCCAATTGGCTCTAAGATAACCTGCATCTTTTGTACCGTCAGAAAATCCAAGCATTATAGTTTGAGTATTATTTCTTTTTTCTAAGTGTTTTTTATATATTTTATCTTTAAACAATAATTCGAGAATTGAAGCCGCATTGGTCATGCCTTCAATTGTTTCAAACAATGGTACTATGTCAAAATTAATTTCGTCGGTAGTATAATTGCACCATATAAAGAAAGCATAGACTTGTAATACATCAAACACAGAAGTTGCATTACTAATAATGTATCGATTACAAGCTTGTTCTCCATTCATCAGTTGAATGTATTTTAGTTGCTTGATGTTTACAACTACATCTTTAATTACTTCATCTTCAAACAAGTTTTCATCTAGTAATAATTTATTATCAAATAGTATTTTATATTTTTCTTTATCATTTATTTTTATGTAGCTTGATTTAGATAAATTATATTTTTCTACAATTAAATTCATCAATTGATTATGAATACTACTGTCTTGTCTAATGTCTAGTGTTGCAAAATGCGTTTTAAAAATATGTACTGCTGTAATTAAGTCTTGTAAATCATCAATGAATAAACCATTGTGCAACTCAATTAATACTCTTTTTGCTTCTTGTAATGGTTGAAGAATTTCAGAAAAAGTTAATAAGTAGTCATTCGAAAACATACTTTTATACAACTGATTACTTAGGTTCAATAAAATATCATCTACTAAATAAAAAGTTAGTTTTTCTCTTAAACCTTTTAACTGCTGATAGTAACACTTCATTAAAGTTTTTCTAAGTTCTTCGGCTACTTCGGCTGTTACTTGTGCTGTTACAAAAGGATTTCCATCTCTGTCGCCACCTGGCCAAAAACCAATTTGCAATAAATTATAATTTATTTTTTGATGATTATTTTTATTTATATTTTTAAATAAGTGTACTGTTCCGTCGTAGTACACTTTTTCTAGATAATAAATTATACTTTTGGCTTCATCTAATGGTGTTGGTTTCTTTTTATTAAAGAAAGATGTTTTGCCTAGTTGCTTTAGCAAATCGTCTATTGTAGTAAATTGATTATTGGTTACTGCATCTCTTAGTTTTTGAATAATATGTAATACATACGGTGGATAAAACTGTGTTGGATGTGCTGTTAACACCAAACGAACACTAAAGTTAGCCAACTTATCAAATAGTGCTTTTGTTTTATGCTGAGTATGACTGTAGTTTAAATCGTCTTGAAATGTAGTATTATTGAACAACTGTACCAATTCTTTAAAGTGTGCATCTTCGATACTGTCAAACAAAACAACTTGTCGTTCTATATATTGAATAATTTTAAATAAAAAATTAATTTGTTCTTCTTCGGTATTCATATTGGTATATCGAGTAAAGAAATCTTCTACAATTTGTAATGGTGTTAAGTGATTAGTAAATCCTTGTTGACTGTTGTTATACAAAATTGGAAGTAACATTCCTATGTTTTGCATTTTTTCGTAAGGTAAATTAGTAAATAAATTATTATAAATAGTATACTGATTAACTACTAAATTATCGAATATCTGCTTTTTATTTATCATACCTTGATGTGTGTTTATAACAAAATAAGCATTATAACTTTATTTGCACCTACTTTTGTCTAGATACAAAAGTAGCAAAAAATCAAGACTGCAATATCTACCTGTCGGTAGACAGGAATTCTTTACACTCGAACCTCCTAAAAAAGCTACAAATCTTAAAACTCGCTACGCTCAAACAGTAATCTTTGTTTAACGCTTTTTTATTTGTTCTCACTAAATTTATTGTAGGTCATTTAGTTTATTAATTAAATATGCTAAATATTAATATTATTTATTTTGTATAGTATAGGTTTTTATGTTTTTTGATAAGTCAGAATGTGCTTTTTTATTCATGCCTTTCCAAAAAATATAATCGGTTCTGTTTTTATGTACAATTTCTCCTTTTTTAAATTGTATTAATTGAATAGTGCCTTGTAGTAAAGCCCAACCTTTTTGTTTAGAAGAAAATTTGGCTTGTGTAGATGCTTTGTTCATTTCATTTTCATATTGTTGTAAATACGACCTATGGTTGAACTGCATTAATCCAGAGTTTTTATTATAATTACATGCTTCTATTGCGTTAGCATAACTCAGTAACCAATGTTCTGAGTTTAAAACAACACATATACTTTTAAATGTTAAAATACCTTGACTATATTTATAATCTCCTTTAATTTCTTTATGCAATACATATTTTGGTGTTGTTTCTTTTTTAGACCAAGCTATCGTTTGATTATAATCTTCGCTAGTAGTATGCATTTGATATTGGTCTGCACCTAAAATTAAATAATATAAATTTATAGTATATTCAAATTTTTTATAAAACCTATTACATTCAAAAGATTTACAATCTACTACTAAGTCGATATCTACTTTTACTTGCATGGTATCTTTGTATTTGCTTGGCATTACATCAGAAAAATTTATTTTAATCATTTGTAATTTATCTGCTCCAGATTCTGAAATCAAATCAAAACCATTAAACACCACTGCTGTTTCACTCCATTTATTAATGATATTTTTTGGCAACAAAATAACTCTGCTAACACTACACAATTCTCCTTGTTTGCCATTTAATGAAATAGACAATTTTCCAGAAAAACAATTAATATTAGTATTAGTTATTTCTGCAAAGTTGGTCTTAAATGTTGCTGTGTCTTTTCCAACTCCAGATGCAGAAGCATGAACCGATGAATAAATATGCTTATCATTGCTAGAACTAGAACTACTTTGTGCAATATAGTCACCTAAACGATTTAAACGATGATTGTATTTCCAAGTGTGTTCAAACCCTTGCCATATTACAAAATTATTTTGTGCATATATATTTGTACAAAAAATAATAGTAAAAATTAAGCTAATTCTTTTAATGGTATCCATTTTATTTGTTCAAAATTTTGTATTTGATTGTCTTTAATAATAACACCTTCGCTTTCTAAAAGTTCTTGCATGAGCGTTGGCATTTCAAAATGATTTTTTCCTGTAAGCAGTCCATTTCTATTGACTACTCTATGTGCTGGAACTTTAGGTGCAATGGTGTGAGCTTTATTCATAGCGTAGCCAACTTGCCGTGCAGCTGATTTAGTGCTTAAATATGCAGCAATATCTCCATAGGTACAAACGCTACCTTTTGGTATTTTTCTAACAACATCGTAAACACTTAAATAAAAATCGTTCATTAAATAACAGCTACGATTGCTAATTTAAAATATTTTTAAAGATTGTTAGCTTAAAAAATGTCAAAAAAGAAAAAATATAAAATTAGATATTTTATTTAAGTATAATATTAATTTTCATCAAATAGTTTCTTCTGAAAAAGGAATAGTGCAAAAACGCCTACGGTGATGCAAGCATCTGCTACATTAAATATATAAGCAAAGAACTCAAAATAAGTTCCGCCTTTAAATGGAATCCAGTTGGGTAATATTCCTTTGTACAAGGAAAATGAAAACATATCTACTACTTTTCCGTGTAGCAGTTTTCCGTATCCTCCACCTTCTGGAAAAAGTGTGGCTACTTGAGTAAACGAACTCTCGCTAAAAATTGCACCATAAAAAATACTATCTACTATATTGCCTATTGCTCCTGACAAAATCAGTGCTAAGCAAAAGATTAGTGCTTTCTTTGATGCTGATTTTTTAATTTGTAAATGCAAGTAATAGCTAATACCAATAACGGCAACTATTCTAAAAAGTGTTAGCAAGAGTTTAAACCAATCGCTACCTAAAGTTAAACCAAAAGCCATGCCTTCATTTTCTACAAAATGAATTTTTGCCCAATTGCCAATATAAGCAAACTCTTGGTCTAGCGTCATATTAAGTTTAACCAAGAATTTAACTATCTGATCAATCAACAAAGAAATAAAAACAGTAAGTATAGCGATTGTTCTCTTACTCATGAAAAA
Coding sequences:
- a CDS encoding lipoprotein signal peptidase is translated as MSKRTIAILTVFISLLIDQIVKFLVKLNMTLDQEFAYIGNWAKIHFVENEGMAFGLTLGSDWFKLLLTLFRIVAVIGISYYLHLQIKKSASKKALIFCLALILSGAIGNIVDSIFYGAIFSESSFTQVATLFPEGGGYGKLLHGKVVDMFSFSLYKGILPNWIPFKGGTYFEFFAYIFNVADACITVGVFALFLFQKKLFDEN
- a CDS encoding phosphoenolpyruvate carboxylase, giving the protein MINKKQIFDNLVVNQYTIYNNLFTNLPYEKMQNIGMLLPILYNNSQQGFTNHLTPLQIVEDFFTRYTNMNTEEEQINFLFKIIQYIERQVVLFDSIEDAHFKELVQLFNNTTFQDDLNYSHTQHKTKALFDKLANFSVRLVLTAHPTQFYPPYVLHIIQKLRDAVTNNQFTTIDDLLKQLGKTSFFNKKKPTPLDEAKSIIYYLEKVYYDGTVHLFKNINKNNHQKINYNLLQIGFWPGGDRDGNPFVTAQVTAEVAEELRKTLMKCYYQQLKGLREKLTFYLVDDILLNLSNQLYKSMFSNDYLLTFSEILQPLQEAKRVLIELHNGLFIDDLQDLITAVHIFKTHFATLDIRQDSSIHNQLMNLIVEKYNLSKSSYIKINDKEKYKILFDNKLLLDENLFEDEVIKDVVVNIKQLKYIQLMNGEQACNRYIISNATSVFDVLQVYAFFIWCNYTTDEINFDIVPLFETIEGMTNAASILELLFKDKIYKKHLEKRNNTQTIMLGFSDGTKDAGYLRANWDIYKTKEKLTTIARKHNIKIIFFDGRGGPPARGGGKTHRFYAAQGNDIANEAIQLTIQGQTISSMYGHEAQFKYNCEQLITAGLHNELYKDASPTKQQKQLMNELALLSYDKYAALKKHPKFLPYLEKMSALKYYNLTNIGSRPGKRGQAKKLVFSDLRAIAFVSAWSLLKQNVPGYFGIGTAIDTFQKQGKLEELQKLFHQFPFFKTLILNSMMSLSKSNFELTAYMKSDKEFSTFWKILYKEYELSKKMVLLISGYESLMQEEPISKASIAEREKIVLPLITIQQYALQKIHANSKHKSAYEKMVMRSLFGNINASRNSA
- a CDS encoding MGMT family protein — protein: MNDFYLSVYDVVRKIPKGSVCTYGDIAAYLSTKSAARQVGYAMNKAHTIAPKVPAHRVVNRNGLLTGKNHFEMPTLMQELLESEGVIIKDNQIQNFEQIKWIPLKELA